In Xenorhabdus nematophila ATCC 19061, one DNA window encodes the following:
- a CDS encoding colicin-like bacteriocin tRNase domain-containing protein, with protein MCPIYGDGTDWSSEKGGYYEKPGDDDRHKNDGNKDRNDSGSSSGGSSSVDLSQYPEAMAIIFPYFAAVPSPIFPINGVLGVTINTGFIDTGLINLGNFINKAKPMANRLAQQAAANISGIARVGVFANPIVGIGIGSLWPGSIATDQEVRDALEKKLKENGGIIKLEHGYIVSTLPVDQVSSVPAKKIRENKKIVAETVVTPVIDEKEQKRKAAITKSRTQIPVIKAEPTNRPNVYSASVVPGMKPMQIKVDNTNQAVPKNISKANPIPNVEIFTSAPVNDTHHAFIDFGEKHDLIYISVSKIPTVAEEKEQIEESKKNKQKWLDNHPLIKAEIELAQAQKELEEVEKLFEEKRDVLNKFLNTSLGRLLISSDNFPYNYHIIENDHSISNGTSHNEISTVSIKNKEDLDNLLKHGGKYFSGSTTTEALYNKLRQELLDTKNEIDNAKNELNIVMENRKKAEDKKKAKEQKAEQEQEKKRKGVQQNGHKYHPAPETEDIKGLGDLEEAAAKTPKQGGGGKRARWFGDKRRKIYEWDSQHGELEGYRASDGKHLGSFDPKTGRQLKSADPKRNIKKYL; from the coding sequence ATGTGTCCAATATACGGTGATGGTACGGATTGGAGTAGCGAAAAGGGTGGTTATTATGAAAAACCTGGCGACGATGATCGTCATAAAAATGACGGAAATAAGGATAGGAATGATTCAGGCAGTAGCTCTGGAGGTAGTAGTTCAGTTGATTTAAGTCAATATCCGGAAGCAATGGCAATTATCTTTCCGTACTTTGCGGCGGTTCCATCACCAATATTTCCAATTAATGGCGTTTTAGGTGTAACTATTAACACAGGATTTATTGATACAGGTTTGATTAATCTAGGAAACTTTATAAATAAAGCTAAACCTATGGCTAATCGTTTAGCACAACAAGCGGCTGCAAATATATCTGGAATTGCTCGAGTTGGTGTTTTTGCTAATCCAATTGTTGGTATTGGCATTGGCTCATTATGGCCGGGGAGTATTGCAACCGATCAAGAAGTGAGAGATGCATTAGAAAAAAAACTCAAAGAAAATGGTGGGATAATAAAACTTGAACACGGATATATAGTATCAACGCTCCCTGTAGATCAAGTCAGTTCTGTACCAGCTAAAAAAATCCGCGAAAATAAAAAAATAGTTGCTGAAACAGTAGTAACACCTGTAATTGACGAAAAAGAACAAAAACGCAAAGCAGCCATCACAAAGAGTCGAACTCAAATTCCTGTGATTAAAGCAGAGCCAACAAATAGACCTAATGTTTACTCCGCTTCTGTCGTTCCTGGTATGAAACCGATGCAGATTAAAGTTGATAATACTAATCAGGCGGTACCAAAAAATATCTCTAAAGCAAACCCAATACCTAATGTTGAGATCTTCACTTCTGCACCCGTTAATGATACTCATCATGCATTTATCGATTTTGGAGAAAAACATGATCTTATCTATATTTCTGTTTCGAAAATTCCTACAGTAGCAGAAGAAAAAGAACAAATAGAAGAATCTAAAAAAAATAAACAGAAATGGTTAGATAATCACCCTCTCATCAAAGCTGAGATAGAACTTGCTCAAGCTCAAAAAGAACTAGAAGAAGTAGAGAAGTTATTTGAGGAAAAGAGAGATGTCCTTAATAAATTTTTAAACACATCATTAGGGCGGTTACTAATATCTTCTGATAATTTCCCTTATAATTATCATATAATAGAAAATGATCACTCTATTTCAAATGGGACAAGCCATAACGAAATATCAACAGTTTCAATTAAAAATAAAGAAGATTTAGACAACTTATTAAAGCATGGAGGGAAATACTTTTCAGGATCTACTACTACGGAGGCACTTTACAATAAACTTAGACAAGAATTGTTGGATACAAAAAATGAAATCGATAATGCTAAAAATGAACTAAATATAGTAATGGAAAACCGCAAAAAAGCGGAAGACAAGAAAAAAGCAAAAGAACAAAAAGCTGAGCAAGAACAAGAAAAAAAACGCAAGGGTGTCCAACAGAATGGACACAAATATCATCCTGCACCAGAAACTGAAGATATTAAGGGCCTGGGTGATCTAGAAGAAGCTGCTGCAAAAACGCCAAAACAAGGTGGCGGTGGTAAACGAGCTCGATGGTTTGGTGATAAAAGGCGTAAAATTTACGAGTGGGACTCTCAACATGGTGAACTGGAAGGCTACCGCGCTAGTGATGGAAAACATTTAGGCTCGTTTGACCCGAAAACAGGCAGACAACTAAAATCAGCAGATCCAAAACGCAATATTAAAAAATACCTTTAA
- the recN gene encoding DNA repair protein RecN, translating into MLTQLTISNFAIVRELEIDFRSGMTAITGETGAGKSIAIDALGLCLGNRGEANMVRAGAPRTDLCARFSLADAPSARKWLEAHQLDSHFDDDNNECLLRRTITADGRSRGFINGTAVPLSQLRELGSHLIQIHGQHAHQLLLENRHQRRLLDIYTGDFELQHEMKQAYQQWRQSCQALSLFQQQTLERRSRQQLLEYHLKELNELAPQLGEYQEQDSEYKRLANCGQFLSASQNILQVLNDNDEQNIISLLSYARSELTELAGMDHKLNGLLNMLEEAAIQINEVSDELRHYSDQLELDPNRLFELEQKISQQISMARKHHVVPEDLPALHQQLLEEQHQLSQQEDDCAHLSERVSQHYQQALNVAEKLHHIRQKYAMELGQLITNSMHQLSMPHGRFTLDITFEPENLSIDGASKVEFNVTTNPGQPHQSLAKVASGGELSRIALAIQVITAKKMETPALIFDEVDVGISGPTAAIVGRLLRELGESTQVMCVTHLPQVAGCGHQHFYVSKQTDGEETETQMQLLDKKARLQELARLLAGNEVTKNTLANAKELLAA; encoded by the coding sequence ATGCTGACTCAGTTGACCATCAGCAATTTTGCTATCGTTCGTGAACTGGAAATAGATTTCCGATCAGGAATGACGGCAATAACCGGGGAAACCGGAGCCGGTAAATCTATCGCGATTGATGCCTTAGGTTTATGCCTTGGCAATCGTGGCGAGGCCAATATGGTTCGCGCCGGTGCTCCGCGTACTGATCTTTGTGCCCGTTTTTCATTGGCTGATGCGCCTTCTGCCCGCAAATGGCTCGAAGCTCACCAGCTTGACAGTCATTTTGATGACGATAACAATGAGTGCCTGCTACGCCGGACAATTACCGCTGACGGGCGTTCTCGCGGCTTTATCAATGGTACTGCTGTCCCTCTTTCCCAACTGCGTGAATTAGGTTCACACCTGATTCAAATTCATGGACAACATGCCCATCAATTACTGTTAGAAAATCGCCATCAAAGACGTTTATTGGATATTTATACGGGGGATTTTGAGCTCCAACACGAAATGAAACAGGCTTATCAACAGTGGCGTCAAAGTTGTCAGGCTCTTTCTCTATTTCAACAACAAACTCTTGAACGTCGTTCGCGTCAGCAATTACTGGAATATCACCTGAAAGAACTCAACGAGCTAGCACCACAATTAGGTGAATATCAGGAACAAGATAGCGAATATAAACGTCTGGCAAACTGTGGGCAATTCCTGTCCGCCAGTCAAAACATTCTCCAAGTCCTTAATGATAATGATGAACAGAACATTATTAGCCTTCTCAGCTATGCGCGAAGTGAATTAACCGAACTTGCCGGCATGGATCATAAACTCAATGGGCTGCTTAACATGTTGGAAGAAGCGGCTATCCAAATTAACGAAGTCAGTGATGAATTGCGCCACTATAGCGATCAACTGGAATTAGATCCCAACCGCTTATTTGAGCTGGAGCAAAAAATCTCCCAACAAATCAGCATGGCACGTAAACATCATGTAGTCCCAGAAGATCTGCCAGCATTACATCAACAATTACTGGAAGAGCAACATCAGTTATCTCAGCAAGAAGATGACTGTGCCCATCTTAGCGAACGGGTCAGCCAACATTATCAACAAGCCCTTAATGTGGCAGAAAAACTGCATCATATTCGCCAGAAATATGCTATGGAGTTAGGCCAGCTGATAACAAACAGCATGCACCAGCTTTCCATGCCGCATGGCCGTTTTACCCTTGATATTACCTTTGAACCTGAAAATTTAAGCATTGATGGTGCGAGCAAAGTCGAATTCAATGTCACAACCAACCCCGGTCAACCTCACCAATCACTGGCAAAAGTAGCATCAGGCGGCGAGCTTTCCCGTATAGCACTCGCAATTCAGGTCATTACAGCGAAAAAAATGGAGACGCCCGCCCTCATTTTCGACGAAGTTGATGTAGGAATCAGCGGCCCAACAGCTGCGATTGTTGGTCGTTTGTTGCGCGAATTAGGTGAGTCGACCCAAGTCATGTGTGTTACCCATTTACCGCAAGTTGCAGGATGTGGCCATCAACATTTTTATGTCAGTAAACAAACGGACGGAGAAGAGACAGAGACCCAAATGCAACTATTGGACAAAAAAGCACGGCTTCAAGAGCTGGCAAGGCTTCTTGCAGGCAATGAAGTCACCAAAAACACACTGGCTAATGCAAAAGAACTGTTAGCGGCATAA
- the grpE gene encoding nucleotide exchange factor GrpE, translating into MSSKDQKVPDEQVSENTEDVLEQQMDAEKADAPETENVVDPRVAELEEQLKQAQINERDAMLRARAEVENIRRRVEQDVEKAHKFALEKFANELLPVIDNLERALEAADRTNESLQPMIEGIELTLKSFIGAVAKFGIEVVGDTNVPFNPEVHQAMTMMESEQHEPNHVMLVMQKGYTLNGRLLRPAMVAVSK; encoded by the coding sequence ATGAGTAGTAAAGACCAAAAAGTACCTGACGAGCAAGTCTCAGAAAATACAGAAGATGTATTAGAGCAACAAATGGATGCAGAAAAGGCAGACGCGCCAGAGACTGAAAATGTTGTCGACCCGCGTGTTGCTGAGCTGGAAGAACAGCTTAAACAAGCTCAAATTAACGAGCGTGATGCGATGTTGCGTGCTCGTGCTGAGGTGGAAAATATTCGCCGCCGTGTTGAGCAGGATGTTGAAAAAGCGCATAAATTTGCATTGGAAAAATTTGCCAATGAGCTGCTGCCTGTGATCGATAATTTGGAACGTGCATTAGAAGCGGCAGATCGTACTAATGAATCCCTGCAACCAATGATTGAAGGCATTGAATTAACACTGAAATCTTTTATCGGCGCAGTGGCTAAATTTGGTATTGAAGTTGTGGGTGACACTAATGTGCCTTTCAACCCTGAAGTGCATCAGGCAATGACCATGATGGAATCTGAACAACATGAACCTAATCATGTCATGTTGGTTATGCAGAAAGGTTATACCTTGAATGGCCGTTTATTGCGCCCTGCAATGGTCGCGGTTTCTAAATAA
- a CDS encoding IS256 family transposase, with amino-acid sequence MDEKKLQILATELAKDLKTPEDLSQLSRFLKKLTVETALKAELAAHLGHEKHQPKSGSNTRNGYSPKTLLTEDGDLALQIPRDRESTFEPQIVRKNQTRITGMDSQILALYARGMTTRDIAGTFKELYDADVSPSLIAKVTDAVKAEVIEWQSRPLDSLYPIVYLDCLMVKVRQDNQIINKSVFIALGINTEGHKELLGLWLAENEGAKFWLSVLTELYNRGLKDIFIACVDGLKGFPEAINTVYPQTRVQLCIVHMIRNNLRYVSWKDAKAVVKDLKQIYQAPTEEVAQQALKAFAEQWDERYPQIGRSWRENWGNLSTFFAYPAEIRKVIYTTNAIESLNSVIRHAIKKRKIFPSDDSTKKVIWLAIQAASKKWTMPIQDWRLAMSRFMIEFGDRLNGHI; translated from the coding sequence ATGGACGAGAAAAAGTTACAAATTCTGGCTACTGAGCTGGCTAAAGATCTCAAAACGCCGGAAGATCTGAGCCAGCTCTCCCGCTTCCTCAAAAAACTGACCGTTGAAACCGCCCTTAAGGCTGAACTGGCTGCCCATCTAGGTCATGAAAAACACCAACCGAAATCAGGCTCCAATACCCGCAATGGCTACTCACCGAAGACTTTGCTGACCGAAGACGGCGACTTAGCGCTGCAAATTCCCCGTGATCGTGAAAGCACGTTTGAACCCCAAATTGTCAGGAAAAATCAAACGCGGATTACGGGCATGGACAGTCAGATACTGGCCCTGTACGCCAGAGGAATGACCACGCGTGATATCGCCGGTACTTTCAAAGAATTGTATGATGCGGATGTCTCGCCGTCACTGATTGCGAAAGTGACCGATGCCGTGAAAGCCGAAGTGATTGAGTGGCAGAGCCGCCCACTGGACAGTTTGTATCCGATTGTTTATCTGGACTGTCTGATGGTCAAGGTCCGTCAGGATAACCAAATTATCAATAAATCGGTCTTTATCGCACTGGGGATTAATACCGAAGGGCATAAGGAACTGCTGGGGTTGTGGCTCGCTGAAAACGAAGGGGCTAAATTCTGGCTCAGTGTGCTGACGGAACTCTATAACAGGGGACTCAAAGACATTTTTATTGCCTGTGTTGACGGGCTAAAAGGGTTTCCCGAGGCAATTAATACCGTTTATCCGCAAACGCGAGTTCAACTGTGCATTGTTCACATGATACGCAATAATCTGCGCTATGTGTCCTGGAAAGACGCAAAAGCGGTAGTCAAAGATTTGAAACAGATTTATCAGGCCCCGACAGAAGAAGTCGCCCAGCAGGCGTTGAAGGCTTTTGCTGAACAGTGGGATGAACGTTATCCCCAAATCGGCCGCAGCTGGCGAGAAAACTGGGGTAATCTGTCCACGTTCTTTGCGTATCCAGCTGAAATCAGGAAAGTGATCTACACCACGAATGCGATTGAATCGCTAAATAGCGTTATCCGGCATGCCATCAAGAAACGCAAAATATTTCCGTCGGATGACTCGACAAAAAAAGTTATCTGGCTGGCGATTCAGGCAGCCTCTAAAAAGTGGACGATGCCGATCCAAGATTGGCGTCTTGCAATGAGTCGATTTATGATTGAATTCGGTGACCGTTTAAACGGTCACATTTAA
- the bamE gene encoding outer membrane protein assembly factor BamE, with product MRCKLLTVATVSLVMLTAGCSMFERVVYRPDINQGNYLTQAAVSKIQKGMTQQQVTYTLGTPMLTDPFGSQTWYYIFRQQPGHEKVSQETLVLTFDNSGLLTDIKNEKSLPEK from the coding sequence ATGCGCTGTAAATTATTGACTGTCGCTACTGTATCACTTGTTATGCTGACTGCGGGTTGCTCTATGTTTGAGCGAGTTGTTTATCGTCCTGATATTAATCAAGGGAATTACCTAACGCAGGCTGCGGTATCAAAAATTCAGAAGGGAATGACCCAACAGCAAGTTACTTACACTTTGGGAACACCAATGCTGACTGACCCGTTCGGAAGCCAAACTTGGTATTACATATTCCGCCAGCAACCTGGGCATGAAAAAGTTTCTCAGGAAACGCTGGTACTCACTTTTGATAACAGCGGCCTGCTGACTGATATTAAAAATGAAAAATCGCTGCCAGAAAAGTAG
- the nadK gene encoding NAD(+) kinase, which yields MNNEFKCIGIVGRPRHPEALATHEILYYWLVSKGYCVIVDRQVAKDIDLKDAQTGGLTEIGQMADLVIVVGGDGNMLGAARVLSRYDIKVIGINRGNLGFLTDLDPDNALQQLSEVLDGEYRDEKRFLLETQVTKKGQKSRRSTALNEVVLHPGKVAHMIEFEVYIDERFAFSQRSDGLIIATPTGSTAYSLSAGGPILTPNLNAIVLVPMFPHTLSSRPLVISSESSIRLKFSQNSNDYEVSCDSQIVLPIQDGEEVIIKRSEYNLHLIHPKDYNYFNTLSTKLGWSKKMF from the coding sequence ATGAATAATGAATTCAAATGTATCGGTATTGTCGGTCGTCCACGCCACCCAGAAGCACTGGCTACCCATGAAATACTTTACTATTGGCTGGTATCTAAAGGCTATTGCGTCATTGTGGACAGACAAGTGGCAAAAGATATTGATTTAAAAGACGCTCAGACGGGAGGATTGACAGAAATCGGTCAAATGGCCGATCTGGTGATTGTGGTCGGTGGAGATGGCAATATGCTTGGAGCTGCCAGAGTATTATCTCGCTATGATATCAAAGTCATTGGTATCAACCGGGGTAATTTAGGCTTTCTGACTGATTTAGATCCCGATAATGCTTTACAACAACTCTCCGAAGTTTTGGATGGAGAATATCGGGATGAAAAACGATTTTTGCTCGAAACTCAGGTCACGAAAAAAGGACAAAAATCACGACGCAGTACTGCGCTGAACGAAGTCGTGCTACATCCAGGTAAAGTCGCTCATATGATTGAATTTGAGGTTTATATTGATGAACGCTTTGCTTTTTCCCAACGTTCAGATGGCCTAATCATAGCAACACCTACCGGCTCTACCGCTTATTCTCTGTCTGCGGGCGGGCCGATATTAACACCAAACTTGAATGCCATCGTACTCGTGCCTATGTTTCCACACACGCTCTCTTCTCGTCCTCTCGTGATTAGCAGCGAAAGCAGTATTCGTCTGAAGTTTTCCCAAAACAGTAATGACTATGAAGTAAGCTGTGACAGCCAAATCGTCCTGCCGATCCAAGATGGTGAAGAAGTCATTATCAAACGCAGTGAATATAATCTACATTTGATTCATCCGAAAGATTATAATTATTTCAACACATTGAGTACAAAACTGGGCTGGTCAAAAAAAATGTTCTAA
- a CDS encoding colicin E3-like toxin immunity protein: MGIQLKLTWFDKKNEDFVGKEYSQDLGYDDSIIENCGLPLDDTLNNGVFDVLDAWVPVLQGNFNHQINFDKHFYQISFDYRMTDKEKEESKRKAEEEAERKSIEEADRKAKEEGFSDLGEKMRYEIAKGVAERIAKENEKAFLDDFPRFAELEFFLNNPLIVMDIGVFKQDETNITTNAIRFSSQGRGNNQFKAKAHRSLTNGEGSQQNAFSHSLWSATIAAKHGVEVANFAGNAHEGTPSSAGARNFKHLDLNKRFVDSSDPEIEGDKIVDMLNNEIGRKIGQVSGTKSMKELSLKLLDHFYKDGLYVFDKIDYVEYMGIDSLTIGKEKITTEQYNYMRDLFHKLDENGILPEGFELGETGKIVPKK, encoded by the coding sequence ATGGGAATTCAATTAAAATTAACTTGGTTTGATAAAAAAAATGAAGATTTTGTTGGCAAAGAATATTCGCAAGATTTGGGATACGATGATTCCATTATTGAAAACTGCGGTCTACCTCTGGATGATACATTGAATAACGGTGTATTTGATGTATTAGATGCATGGGTTCCTGTTTTACAAGGTAATTTTAATCACCAAATTAATTTTGATAAACATTTTTATCAAATATCATTTGATTATCGAATGACAGATAAAGAGAAAGAAGAATCTAAGCGTAAAGCTGAAGAGGAAGCTGAGCGTAAAAGTATAGAGGAAGCTGATCGTAAAGCTAAAGAAGAGGGATTCTCTGACCTTGGTGAAAAAATGCGTTATGAAATAGCAAAGGGTGTAGCCGAGCGTATTGCTAAAGAAAATGAAAAAGCGTTTTTAGACGATTTTCCTAGATTTGCAGAGCTAGAATTTTTCTTAAATAATCCGTTGATAGTTATGGATATTGGAGTATTTAAACAGGATGAAACGAATATTACAACTAACGCCATCCGTTTTTCGTCACAAGGGAGAGGCAATAATCAATTTAAAGCAAAAGCGCATCGCAGTCTGACTAATGGTGAAGGAAGTCAGCAAAATGCTTTTAGTCACTCATTGTGGTCAGCAACAATTGCAGCCAAACATGGCGTAGAGGTGGCAAATTTTGCGGGCAATGCTCATGAGGGAACTCCAAGTAGTGCAGGTGCTAGAAATTTCAAACATCTTGATCTTAATAAACGATTTGTTGACTCTTCTGATCCAGAGATTGAGGGAGATAAAATCGTTGACATGCTCAATAACGAAATTGGTCGAAAAATTGGACAAGTGTCTGGTACTAAATCAATGAAGGAATTATCATTAAAATTACTGGACCATTTCTATAAAGATGGACTGTATGTTTTTGATAAAATTGATTATGTTGAATACATGGGAATTGATAGTTTAACTATCGGTAAAGAAAAAATCACAACTGAACAGTACAACTACATGCGTGACCTGTTTCATAAATTAGATGAAAATGGGATATTACCAGAGGGATTTGAATTGGGTGAAACTGGTAAAATTGTTCCGAAGAAATAG
- a CDS encoding host cell division inhibitor Icd-like protein, with protein MRKRESWLRSSGVLRSLASSVARICNFFSSIFSPVLVDKLNIPKTGNYTNSGTGSFFTTIADSESAARQQFSQKFVLYFRARLPFGGAV; from the coding sequence TTGAGGAAGCGGGAGAGCTGGCTCAGATCTTCCGGCGTTTTGAGATCTTTAGCCAGCTCAGTAGCCAGAATTTGTAACTTTTTCTCGTCCATCTTTTCACCTGTTTTAGTTGATAAATTAAACATACCAAAAACAGGCAATTACACAAATTCAGGTACAGGGTCTTTTTTCACCACAATAGCTGACAGCGAAAGCGCAGCCCGCCAACAATTTTCCCAAAAATTTGTTCTATATTTTCGTGCCCGTTTGCCGTTCGGGGGTGCAGTATGA
- the ung gene encoding uracil-DNA glycosylase: MSVPLTWHDVIGNEKKQPYFVDTLAYVANERKAGKTIYPPQQDVFNAFRYTELADVKVVILGQDPYHGPNQAHGLAFSVQPGIPAPPSLVNMYKELESDIAGFTRPNHGCLVSWAKQGVLLLNTVLTVERGNAHSHANLGWETFTDKVIAAINEHRRGVIFLLWGSHAQKKGRFIDTQRHHVLKAPHPSPLSAHRGFLGCKHFSQANRLLEKQGLPLIDWTPQLPQ, encoded by the coding sequence ATGTCCGTACCTCTCACATGGCACGATGTCATCGGCAATGAAAAGAAACAGCCTTATTTCGTTGATACATTGGCTTATGTTGCTAATGAACGTAAGGCCGGAAAAACCATTTATCCGCCACAACAAGATGTTTTTAACGCATTTCGCTATACCGAATTGGCTGATGTAAAAGTGGTGATTTTGGGACAAGACCCTTATCACGGCCCGAACCAGGCTCACGGGTTAGCCTTCTCTGTACAACCGGGCATTCCTGCTCCGCCTTCTCTCGTTAATATGTACAAAGAACTGGAATCGGATATTGCCGGGTTTACTCGCCCTAATCATGGTTGTTTAGTGAGTTGGGCAAAACAGGGGGTATTATTGCTCAATACCGTGTTAACAGTTGAACGGGGCAATGCCCATTCCCATGCTAATTTGGGATGGGAAACCTTCACCGATAAGGTCATCGCAGCAATCAATGAGCATCGGCGCGGGGTTATTTTCCTGCTCTGGGGTTCACACGCCCAGAAAAAAGGCCGCTTTATTGATACCCAACGCCATCATGTATTAAAAGCGCCACATCCGTCTCCTCTATCCGCTCATCGAGGTTTTTTAGGTTGTAAGCATTTTTCTCAGGCCAATAGATTGCTGGAAAAGCAAGGATTACCCTTGATAGATTGGACACCCCAATTACCTCAATAA
- a CDS encoding phospholipase: MTLSVIGGFFSELGTYSLQENVQPQSSPTTTPPLGKKADGTHSASISLSENTKQASLLYQSLINNLSASAMAVPELSANDIAGKQSKRIDYELTLVTRDVYREQSLGIPGYERISDEELLKAGIDPDTLNDYSTGFQAGVYKHKGLYIVSFTGSNELQDFMTSINQGLGYKTKQYDQAIELAHKSLKVFGENIIFTGHSLGGGLATVAALATGKPAVIYNSAGVSDATLKNMGVSPQVAREMADSGLIRHYTVQHDWLSNLQKKFPVPKPMGNTIELEYEFDWQNIWNALPYKYGLHVFKAHFLEAVLELMTQQKPWLNNGDAMLASTDDIDEEMLSLREPSMQALAMDNPAVRTQFEDNYQQIISQRNKQRTV; this comes from the coding sequence ATGACATTATCAGTAATTGGCGGTTTTTTCAGTGAATTAGGGACATATTCACTACAGGAAAACGTGCAACCTCAATCCAGCCCGACAACTACACCACCGCTGGGCAAAAAAGCTGATGGCACTCATTCTGCAAGTATTTCTCTGTCAGAAAATACCAAACAAGCAAGCTTACTCTACCAATCATTAATCAATAATCTCAGTGCCAGTGCGATGGCTGTGCCAGAATTGAGTGCTAATGATATTGCGGGTAAACAATCTAAGCGGATCGATTATGAGCTGACATTGGTGACGCGTGATGTTTATCGGGAGCAAAGTTTAGGAATTCCGGGTTATGAGCGTATATCTGATGAAGAACTGTTAAAGGCAGGTATTGATCCTGATACCTTGAATGATTATTCAACTGGATTTCAAGCTGGGGTGTATAAACATAAGGGGTTATATATTGTTTCTTTCACTGGCTCAAATGAATTACAGGATTTTATGACGAGCATTAATCAGGGGCTTGGTTACAAAACAAAACAATATGATCAGGCTATCGAATTAGCGCATAAATCATTAAAGGTGTTTGGTGAAAATATTATTTTTACAGGGCATTCATTGGGGGGCGGCCTGGCGACTGTCGCTGCATTGGCAACAGGAAAACCGGCAGTTATTTATAATTCCGCAGGTGTTTCAGATGCGACATTGAAAAATATGGGAGTCTCACCGCAAGTTGCCCGTGAAATGGCCGATAGTGGTTTGATTCGGCATTATACCGTTCAGCACGATTGGCTGAGTAATTTACAAAAAAAATTTCCGGTTCCTAAACCAATGGGGAACACGATAGAGCTTGAATATGAGTTTGACTGGCAAAATATCTGGAATGCTTTACCTTATAAATATGGGTTGCATGTATTTAAGGCTCATTTTCTGGAGGCTGTTTTGGAGTTAATGACGCAACAGAAGCCTTGGTTGAATAATGGCGATGCCATGCTGGCTTCAACAGATGATATAGATGAGGAAATGCTTTCTTTGAGAGAACCGTCAATGCAGGCATTGGCTATGGATAATCCTGCCGTTAGAACGCAATTTGAGGATAACTATCAACAAATTATCTCACAAAGAAACAAGCAGCGTACAGTATAA